From the genome of Streptomyces sp. NBC_01341, one region includes:
- a CDS encoding nitronate monooxygenase, with the protein MSLALTDLCRYPIVQAPMAGGASRPGLVAAVAEAGGLGFLAAGYKTADGMYEEIREMRRASARPFGVNLFIPQPSVADPSTVEVYRHQLAGEAAWYETPLGDPDACGDDGYEAKVAILLEDPVPVVSFTFGCPAREVLEAFAAVGTLTVVTVTSAQEARNARWAGADALCVQGVEAGGHQSTHHDDPQGGLAGTGLLSLIAQVRESVALPLVATGGLMRGSQITAVLAAGADAAQLGTAFLPCPESGAHPLHKQALTDPLFVTTALTRAFSGRPARGLVNRFVREHGRYAPAAYPQVHQVTSPLRGAAARTGDAQGMALWAGQGHRMAREMPAGELVGLLAAEMEAARAAVNVRSAP; encoded by the coding sequence ATGTCCTTGGCCCTGACCGATCTCTGCCGGTACCCGATCGTGCAGGCCCCCATGGCGGGCGGCGCGTCCCGCCCCGGACTGGTGGCCGCCGTGGCGGAGGCCGGGGGGCTCGGTTTCCTCGCCGCCGGCTACAAGACCGCGGACGGGATGTACGAGGAGATCCGGGAGATGCGGAGGGCGAGCGCCCGGCCCTTCGGCGTGAACCTCTTCATACCGCAGCCCTCGGTCGCCGACCCGAGCACCGTCGAGGTCTACCGTCATCAGCTCGCGGGCGAGGCCGCCTGGTACGAGACCCCGCTCGGTGACCCGGACGCCTGCGGCGACGACGGCTACGAGGCCAAGGTGGCGATCCTCCTCGAGGACCCGGTGCCCGTCGTCTCCTTCACCTTCGGCTGCCCGGCGCGCGAGGTCCTCGAAGCCTTCGCCGCCGTCGGCACGCTCACCGTCGTCACCGTCACCTCGGCCCAGGAGGCACGGAACGCCCGGTGGGCGGGGGCAGATGCCCTCTGCGTCCAGGGCGTCGAGGCGGGCGGCCACCAGTCCACGCACCACGACGACCCGCAGGGCGGTCTCGCCGGCACCGGCCTGCTCTCCCTGATCGCCCAGGTCCGAGAATCCGTGGCGTTGCCCCTCGTCGCGACCGGCGGACTGATGCGCGGCTCCCAGATCACGGCGGTCCTCGCGGCGGGCGCGGACGCGGCACAGCTCGGCACGGCGTTCCTGCCCTGCCCGGAGTCCGGCGCGCACCCGCTGCACAAACAGGCCCTGACCGACCCGCTGTTCGTGACCACGGCCCTGACCCGCGCGTTCTCCGGACGGCCCGCGCGCGGACTGGTCAACCGCTTCGTGCGGGAGCACGGGCGTTACGCCCCCGCCGCCTACCCGCAGGTCCACCAGGTGACCAGCCCGCTGCGCGGTGCGGCCGCCAGGACGGGCGACGCCCAGGGCATGGCCCTGTGGGCGGGGCAGGGGCACCGGATGGCCCGAGAGATGCCCGCGGGAGAGCTCGTCGGGCTGCTCGCCGCAGAAATGGAAGCCGCGCGTGCGGCAGTGAACGTGAGGAGTGCCCCGTGA
- the hrcA gene encoding heat-inducible transcriptional repressor HrcA, translating into MLSERRLEVLRAIVQDYVGTEEPVGSKALTERHSLGVSPATVRNDMAVLEDEGFIAQPHTSAGRIPTDKGYRLFVDRLAGVKPLSSPERRAIQNFLDGAVDLDDVVGRTVRLLAQLTRQVAVVQYPSLTRSTVRHVELLSLAPARLMLVLITDTGRVEQRMIDCPAPFGDTSLADLRARLNSRVVGRRFADVPQLVQDLPESFESEDRGTVSTVLSVLLETLVEETEERLIIGGTSNLTRFGHDFPVMIRPVLEALEEQVVLLKLLGEATDSGMTVRIGHENAHEGLNATSVVAVGYGSGDEAVAKLGVVGPTRMDYPGTMGAVRAVARYVGQILAES; encoded by the coding sequence GTGCTCAGCGAACGCAGACTCGAAGTGCTGCGCGCCATCGTCCAGGACTATGTCGGCACCGAGGAGCCGGTCGGTTCCAAGGCGCTCACGGAACGGCACAGCCTGGGGGTCTCCCCGGCCACCGTCCGTAACGACATGGCGGTGCTGGAGGACGAGGGCTTCATCGCCCAGCCGCACACCAGTGCGGGGCGTATTCCGACGGACAAGGGCTACCGCCTCTTCGTCGACCGACTCGCGGGCGTCAAGCCCCTGTCGTCGCCGGAGCGCAGGGCCATCCAGAACTTCCTCGACGGCGCCGTCGACCTCGACGACGTCGTGGGCCGCACGGTGCGGCTGCTCGCACAGCTGACCAGACAGGTCGCCGTCGTGCAGTACCCCTCACTGACCCGTTCGACGGTGCGGCACGTGGAACTGCTGTCCCTGGCCCCCGCCAGGCTGATGCTCGTGCTGATCACGGACACGGGCCGGGTCGAACAGCGTATGATCGACTGCCCTGCTCCGTTCGGTGACACGTCACTGGCCGATCTGCGGGCCCGGCTCAACAGCCGGGTCGTGGGGCGGCGGTTCGCGGACGTCCCGCAGCTGGTGCAGGATCTGCCGGAGTCGTTCGAGAGCGAGGACCGGGGAACCGTGTCGACGGTGCTCTCCGTCCTCCTCGAGACTCTGGTCGAGGAAACGGAGGAGCGGCTGATCATCGGCGGCACCTCCAACCTCACCCGCTTCGGACACGACTTCCCTGTGATGATCCGGCCGGTGCTGGAGGCATTGGAGGAGCAGGTCGTGCTGCTGAAGCTGCTCGGTGAGGCAACGGATTCGGGCATGACCGTACGGATCGGGCACGAGAACGCCCACGAGGGCCTCAACGCCACGTCCGTCGTCGCGGTCGGCTACGGTTCGGGCGACGAGGCAGTCGCCAAACTCGGCGTGGTCGGACCGACCCGCATGGACTACCCCGGAACGATGGGAGCGGTACGCGCAGTGGCACGTTACGTCGGACAGATCCTGGCGGAGTCGTAA
- a CDS encoding 16S rRNA (uracil(1498)-N(3))-methyltransferase, translating to MTAPVFVVEHLPSGSEFVLDGPEGRHAVSVKRLNPGEDVVLTDGRGHWAEGVVRAAEGKDRLVVSGLARVHEEPEPTPRITVVQALPKGDRGELAVETMTETGVDVIVPWQAARCITQWKGDRGLKSLTKWRATAREAGKQSRRVRFPEVTDLMTTRQVAAFLAGADFAGVLHEDRDSGSEPLATAVLPGEGGIVLVVGPEGGVSPQELAAFAEAGAPAYRLGPSVLRTSTAGTAAAALLMGRTGRWG from the coding sequence GTGACGGCACCGGTCTTCGTCGTCGAACACCTCCCCAGTGGGTCGGAGTTCGTCCTGGACGGCCCCGAGGGACGGCACGCCGTCTCCGTGAAACGGCTGAATCCCGGGGAGGACGTCGTCCTCACCGACGGCCGCGGTCACTGGGCCGAGGGCGTCGTGCGCGCGGCCGAGGGCAAGGACCGGCTCGTCGTCTCCGGCCTCGCGCGCGTCCACGAGGAGCCGGAGCCCACGCCCCGCATCACCGTCGTCCAGGCGCTCCCCAAGGGCGACCGCGGGGAGCTCGCGGTGGAGACGATGACCGAGACCGGCGTCGACGTGATCGTGCCCTGGCAGGCGGCCCGGTGCATCACGCAGTGGAAGGGCGACCGGGGGCTCAAATCCCTGACGAAGTGGCGCGCCACGGCGCGGGAGGCCGGCAAGCAGTCCCGCCGGGTGCGCTTCCCGGAGGTCACCGACCTCATGACGACCAGGCAGGTCGCCGCTTTCCTCGCCGGGGCCGACTTCGCCGGGGTTCTGCACGAGGACCGGGACTCCGGCAGTGAGCCGCTCGCGACCGCCGTACTTCCCGGGGAGGGCGGCATCGTGCTGGTCGTCGGGCCGGAGGGCGGCGTGTCCCCCCAGGAGTTGGCGGCCTTCGCGGAGGCGGGCGCGCCCGCCTACCGCCTCGGGCCCAGCGTGCTGCGCACCTCCACGGCCGGTACGGCGGCCGCCGCCCTGTTGATGGGGCGCACCGGGCGCTGGGGCTGA
- the dnaJ gene encoding molecular chaperone DnaJ — protein MATDYYAVLGVRRDASQDEIKKAFRRLARELHPDVNPDPKTQERFKEINAAYEVLSDPQKKQVYDLGGDPLSSSGGGGGAGGFGAGGFGNFSDIMDAFFGTASQRGPRSRTRRGQDAMIRLEIDLSEAAFGTTKDLQVDTAVVCTTCSGEGAAPGTSAQTCDMCRGRGEVSQVTRSFLGQVMTSRPCPQCQGFGTVVPTPCPECAGDGRIRSRRTLTVKIPAGVDNGTRIQLAGEGEVGPGGGPAGDLYVEIHELAHPVFQRRGDDLHCTVTIPMTAAALGTQVPLETLDGLEEIDIRPGTQSGQSVPLHGRGITHLRGNGRGDLIVHVEVMTPTKMDPEQERLLRELSKLRGEERPTGQFQPGQQGLFSRLKDAFNGR, from the coding sequence GTGGCCACGGACTACTACGCCGTACTCGGCGTGCGCCGCGACGCATCTCAGGACGAGATCAAGAAGGCATTCCGTCGGCTCGCCCGCGAGCTGCACCCGGATGTCAACCCGGATCCGAAGACCCAGGAGCGGTTCAAGGAGATCAACGCCGCTTACGAGGTGCTGTCGGACCCGCAGAAGAAGCAGGTCTACGACCTCGGCGGCGATCCGCTGTCCTCCTCGGGCGGCGGTGGCGGCGCGGGAGGCTTCGGGGCCGGCGGCTTCGGCAACTTCAGCGACATCATGGACGCGTTCTTCGGCACGGCGTCGCAGCGCGGACCCCGTTCGCGCACCCGCCGCGGCCAGGACGCGATGATCCGGCTGGAGATCGACCTCTCCGAGGCGGCCTTCGGCACGACCAAGGACCTCCAGGTCGACACCGCGGTCGTCTGCACGACCTGCAGTGGCGAAGGAGCCGCACCCGGCACCTCCGCGCAGACCTGTGACATGTGCCGCGGCCGCGGTGAGGTCTCCCAGGTCACCAGGTCCTTCCTCGGCCAGGTCATGACCTCGCGTCCCTGCCCGCAGTGTCAGGGCTTCGGCACGGTCGTACCGACCCCTTGCCCCGAGTGCGCGGGGGACGGCCGTATCCGATCCCGCCGCACGCTCACGGTGAAGATCCCGGCGGGTGTCGACAACGGCACCCGGATCCAGCTCGCGGGCGAGGGGGAGGTCGGCCCCGGCGGCGGCCCGGCCGGCGACCTGTACGTCGAGATCCACGAGCTGGCGCACCCGGTGTTCCAGCGGCGCGGTGACGACCTGCACTGCACGGTCACCATCCCGATGACGGCGGCGGCGCTCGGCACTCAGGTGCCGCTGGAGACGCTGGACGGCCTGGAGGAGATCGACATCAGGCCGGGCACCCAGTCCGGCCAGTCGGTCCCGCTGCACGGGCGCGGCATCACGCACCTGCGCGGCAACGGCCGCGGCGACCTCATCGTGCACGTCGAGGTCATGACCCCGACGAAGATGGACCCCGAGCAGGAGCGCCTCCTGCGGGAGCTGTCCAAGCTGCGCGGCGAGGAGAGGCCCACCGGCCAGTTCCAGCCAGGACAGCAGGGGCTCTTCTCCCGTCTGAAGGATGCCTTCAACGGCCGCTGA